GGCAAATTGACCCCGTCAATGGCCGGCGATAAAGCTAGGGTTCGAGCGGGTGCGGGAGGAAAGACGAATAGTGCGACtagggggggtggggggaagACGAACCGTTATGGCTTTACAAAAATTCGTGACGAATTCTAAAAAGTTCCAGGGGGTTATCAGCAAAAAAGAAACCCGAGTAAACCGCCCACGTGTCATCTCCTTATTGGTCTGGACCTCTAATGAATCCGCAaatcaacttttgggactagtccaccccaattttcaaaattttggacTAAATTGCTCCCGCCTCAGGTAGTTGGACTGCAGGTGTATTTACCTCTCGATCGGATTCGGTTTTGTCGGCCGAGCGGCTCTGAGACGAGATCTCAAACATGCATTACCAACTCACATCTCGATTTCTTTTCACACCCAATCTCAAATAATGCATTACACAACACACTCATGCTTGCGCTCATCATTTCATCAACCAAGTCGGCTACGCCACTATCAGCCCATGTACACACACAAACTGACAAACACACACACTGATGATCAGCCGCTGTCCGGCACTATCATCTCCGTTTCTCAGCGCAGGAGCAAGAAAGGCAGAGCGAGTGGGACGGCgccgaagaagaggagaaagggCACCACCGCGCCTGCGCGTGCGACTCCACCAACCCCGCCCACCCCCAACCACcggcccatcctcgtcgccgcgctcTTCTGCGCGCCCGTGCTCGGCGCACTCGGCCCACTACCTGAAGACCAAATCACATCACCCACAACGAGAAGAAGTTAAGCGAAACGTCAATCAATCATCACGGGAAAGGAATACTGCTGCGTGTCTATCTCAAGTCTTAAAACACTGTGCTTTGTTTGCATCTCTTTTCCGATGTTTACTTGGTGCTACATGGTTATAGAGCGTGATGGATGGTACAGTGGTATCTCTTCATTTTTCGGGAGCATGCTAATTTGCTATGTATGCTAATTTAATGTGATATGACAGTATATATGACACTCCTGCTTTAGCAATGTTGGGCTAGTTGTAGCGTCAAGCTCCCAAACGCTCACGGATACTTTTGGCTTTCGTCGAATTAATTGGAGGTTTGACGACATTAATCTGAATCAACTAATCACGTCAGAAGTTAAATCTGAGCTGATCGGATGGACGGCTACACGCACATTAATTCTTCGTCTGTCTTAGCACCAGGAGTTCGTGGCTAGACTGAAAGAagatacttttttttagaacaagaCTGAAAGAAGATACCAGTAAtacttttcttgttttgcCTTCCGATCGACCGAAAGAACGTAAGCATTGGAGTCAAGGGAAGTTAAGAGTGTGAAATTGTTGTTTCGTTGAATTCAAATGTCTGTACATGCTGAAAAGAAGCATTAGAGTGGAGCTAAAAGAGGAGGAACTCACCGGGGCTGCCCTGGGCTGCCTGCTGCTTGGCAAAATCCTCGAAGACCTGCGCGTCCTTGGAGTTGGGCGGCAGGTTCAACAGCCCTGTAAAATTGAATCCAAAACAGGAGCAAAGTACACTGGTTAACacgcaaacaaacaaaatcatcATTCCTCCCAgtaaacaacaacaataaatcTTCGAAAAGGAGGGCAGCTACTCCCGCCTCCACACTGCCGTCTTATTAAAGTCCtcccaaaaataaattaaacacGATAAATAAAACTACTAGCTCACAAACTCGATCAGCGGCTGCCACGGACGGTGTTCAAAACCGGTCATCTTAGCCAAGATACTAGTATATAAAAAACCATGTGATGTTGTCTGTTGCGAGGGTTATCGAAGCAGTCCAAGCAAAAAGTCAAGCTAGCCCGGTCATGCACAGTTTCAGCGAAAGAAAAATTGTAGAGTGTGGGTACTACTGTGGTACTAGTACGTACGGGGGCAGTCGGAGATgttcgcggcggcgctgcaaGCGGCGGGGAGGCCGAGCGCCCTGGTGACGTTGATCTTGAGGCCGAGGCCGGGGTCGTCGCGGTCCTTGACGAGCACGCACAGGCACTTGCGGCTGCTCTGCAGCACCGTCTTGAGCCCCGCGCAGCAGTcgggcgtcggcgccggcgcctgccCCTGCACGAACGTCAGGCACGTCGCCAGCGCCACCAGCTTGTCCGAGCACTCCGCACGGTCCGCCGCGAAGTCggcccccacccccacccctgccgccatcgccacggccacggccacaaCCAGGGAAACCACTCTAGAACCCATCGGAACGGAATGGAATGGAAGTATTTCTGGCTAGTAAACGGAGGATGGTGCGTCGGAGTCTTGCGGGTGGATTTATATGGGGGGAGTCCAGCGGGAGCGTGCGCCGCGTGAGCGATGGTGGACCGGACCATGTGGGCGATAGGGCGTGCGGACGCGCGTCGGCGCGTGAGACGGGCGGTGAGTGGAGAGCGGCGGGCAGTCATTCGGGGTTGGTTGGGGAAGGGGGTTGGGCATTCCATGGAACGAGACGGGGCCGTAGTGACGTGTAGCAGCCGTCGACGAGCATATGTAGCCGGATGGAATGAGACGTGCCGTACGTAGTGACGTGTAGCAGTAGCCGTCGATGAGCATACTGGGCACTGTCATGCTCAGGTTGTGGGTTTGTCTCGATTGTTTAGGCAAAAGTATTAAATCTGAGTTTGACTCGTGTGTTTGTCGTTGTGAACTGAGACTAACTCAGATGCTCTAGTTTCTTGTGGTGGAGCCAACCCACCCAGTGACAATTAACGTATCCGTCAATAACGAGGCGCATACGGTGATTttgtcaatctctcaagatctgccAGCTCAGTCcttcggaggtgctcatagggataGGGTGTacgtgtgtgcgttcatatGGGTAAGTGTGCgcgcgtgttgtgagcgtATGCGGTTGTACtatgttcctaaaaaaaatctgtttcTCATCCTGACGATGCCATTAGATTAAGATCCGATGGCCAACCGCCGATTTAAAAAAAGTGACTTCTCggcaacaaaactaaaaataaCTTATCAGATACAATACTGAAAGTTTATTTTGTTAGATctggaacaaaaaaatatatcataaaATACAATATCATTTTGAAACATCTAAAGCCATATTCCCTGGAAACAAGGCCCTGGATTGGGCCTGAGGTGCTATCTTGGGATTATGAGAgttccatgttttttttcaggaTCCTTACCGCACTCATACACAGTGTCATCGCAACCCATGTACGGTCAGAACAGATCTTAGCTCATGTGCTTTGACATGGAAGAAACGAGAACATCTTTTTGACCCGGCTTGAAATTCGCTCCACTTGCGTTGAACCCAAAACCCCAGGGTTCCACAAGGGCTCCTAACTACCGGGCTAGAGACCCTTCCACATAGCACTCCCTCTTGTTTATGGTGGACCTTGACTTGGAGATTGAAATGGCAGTTTTATGTGCCTCCCGGAATGTGTTAGGACTACACAGAATGGGTCCAAAATCATTAGAGTCGGCTCTAGCATGAGTCAAAGGGGCTAGATCTGTTGCCGGCAAAACCGAGAAGGTGAGGTTGGTATCACAAATATTGATGTGGTAAAGGTGTTTCTTTATGTTGCTCCTATTTTTGTTTCACATGTTCTGACCCATTTTTCAACGATTTGAAACAAATTACGAGTCATTTCATAGCATATTTGAAATATTGCAACTCTTTTTGCGTTGTGTTTAATAGTTAGGAGGACAAAAATGTTGTAGAGATCTTGCATATGTAGAAAAGTTGTTGCATGCGAGTTTCTTTGTTTCAATGATCGTAATCTCcagattctaaaaaaaacatattaatCTCTTAGGTACGAATGATTGAAGTTGTGTCAGGCCCATGGAAATTATGGATTTTTTATTGCCATCCCAAAACTTGATGAATTgagatctactccctccgttccataattcttgtcgaaatattacatgtatgtagacactttttaggaataaagacatccatttttgggcaagtttgagacaagaattataaaacggagGGACTAATATGTATCAGGTGTTTGTTATCTACTGCTcatgattctaaattcttgactcaaattttcccaaatatggatgtatctattcttaaaaaacgtctagatacatgtaatatttcgacaacaatttaggatcggagggagtacctccgttccataattcttgtctcaaatttgcaaaaaaatgtactcctctgatcctaaattattgactcaaattttcccaaatatggatgtatctattcttaaaaaaacgtctagatacatgtaatatttcgacaacaatttaggatcggagggagtacctccgttccataattcttgtctcaaatttgcaaaaaaatgtactcctctgatcctaaattattgattcaaatttgtccaaatatagatgtatctattattaaaaaacgtctagatacatgtaatatttcgacaacaatttaggatcggagggagtacctccgttccataattcttgtctcaaatttgcaaaaGAATGTactcctctgatcctaaattattgactcaaatttgtccaaatatagatgtatctattattaaaaaacgtctagatacatgtaatatttcaacaacaatttaggatcggagagagtacatatctattcctaaaaagagtctagatacatgtaatatttccaTAAGAATTCGGAGGTATCATGAATATGTACATTACTAGGACCTATTTGGGAGGGCTTCACTCCACCTAAACTTCACTCCACCTCTAAACTCCGCTCCATCTCAGCTCCACTCCACCTCTAAAATGCGTTTGACACCAGACCCAAACCAGCTCCAGACtgcaattttctttctttagagGAGAGGATGAGAAAAAGGAATGGATACATTATTCAATAGAGTTATTCAGTGCACATCTAATGGGTAAAAAGGAATAAACATATGTATGTATTGCCAATCTGGGCATACAACAATTTGGTACCAAATTTCTAGTTGTGATATATGAACAAGACCTAGCAAATTCATGCACACAAAAGATACAGGAGAGGATGAGAAAAACATGTGAgaggaaacaaaagaagaaggcgTGCTACCTACTAGTTCCAGGTGCAATAGACGGACAAGAGGaatcaaagaaaagaagaacttGCTGAGAAATTCCTGCGGACAAGAGGAATCCGAGAAAAGTGGGAACGTGGACTGGTGGAGGGGGATGCCAAAGCGGGATCGCGGGAGATCGACCGCGGGCTTGACGGAGAAGGAGCATGCGGGCTCGCCGGAGATGGAACGCCGCCGGCTCTGCTAGGGCTGAAGACGAGCCGCCACGGGGAACTCGTCTTTGTCTGTCGAtgggaggaagacgaaggagACTCGGGGCCTGGGCTGAGAAAATAACGGTTCGGGTTACACAATGGCATTGGTGGATAAATTACTTCAACTTCAGGTGAAATGAGCAGGTGAAGCATTTTTTTCTTGGCTCCAATAAAATGAATCAGAGAGACATATTGCTCCACTTCACTTGGTAAATGGATTTTAGAGTGTTTGGGTCAACTTCATCTGCTTCGTTGCTGAAGTTTTGTAGCGAAGGTGTACCAAACAGCATCGTAGAGTAGGCAACGACGGGCAGCTGTTGGAGAGGTGGGGGACAGTACGTCGGTTCCCTCGATTAGTGACCTCAGAATGGTTAATGTCCATCAAATATAGATAATCAGAGTGGCGCAGCGGAAGCGTGGTGGGCCCATAACCCACAGGTCCCAGGATCGAAACCTGGCTCTGATATTcttatctgttttttttcttggacaGTATTCGTATCTGTCGTTCAATTTTGTTATCTGGTAGTAATCTGTTGGGGTCCTTTGATTTTGCAAGTGAAATACTCCTTCAAACTTTTTAACATAAATATATGTAGTACCGAATCTCTTCGAACAGAAATAACACCCAAGCACAGTAGAACCCCATTTCCATTACCGGGCAAGTTTGAGGAAAGGAGAAGTACAGTGGCAAAACAactgcatgattttttttattttagtactGTAACAGAAATTGACAACAGTATATGTTTCAGaacaaaaatcaacaaaatcaaGCAGTAATAACGCATACTCAATTACAGGTACAAGCCCTAGCTTAATAAGAGGACCAAAAGATCTTGTAACTAAGCAGAACAAATAGGGCTAATGTTGTGGCAAAGCTGACAGCCAAACCAACCCAAAGAATCCTATCAATATTTATGACTCTCCTATTAGCTAAATTTACTTGCTGATCCTTCACTACTGGTTTTCCTGTATCACTTTCTCTTGTTTTCATTGTTCTCTCTACATTTCTTCTCACAAGCGTATATTGAGCTGCTTCCTCACAAGTAGCATCACCACAATCTGTGGGTGCATCAGATGGATCTTCAGATCGGTGTGGACCACATTGTTGTGCCACATTTTCTGCACCCGAGCATGCACAGGAACCACAAGAATTTGTAGAACAGGTGGCTTCCTCCGCGTGATTTTCCCTATATTCTTCCTGTGCTTCAGCAGGATTTTGTTTAAGTACTTCTTTTGCTGCAATAGATCCTTCTATCACTTCACCAAATACAGACCATCTTCCCACGGATGTGATCTTAACATTTGCCGATGTGCCCAACATACTATCTGGAGCAATGACAAGGACCTGGATATACCCTTTGGTATGTCCAACCTGTGCAGCAAAAGGTAGTACAAGCAAAGTATTGACAAATGATGGCATCAACTACTAATGAAATGAGGAATATCAAATATTGACAATTGATGGCATCAATTACTAACCAAATGAACACCATCGGTAGCTATTTCAGTGATCCATATCCTCTCAACTTTGCCTTCCAGCCCTTGGTATGGTGAAAAAGCTTCAAAAACTGAGGTCAACTCGCGACTTCGCTTTTTCACTTCAATGCTAGGCACTTTCTTCATCCTGGCAGCAGGTGTTCCTACAGAAACAGCATTATATCTGTAGGTCAAGAAATAACATACAGATAATTTAGTTCATTACAGCATGCATGGTATTTGATAGAGCACGGTACCTGGTCTGGGATAAAATTGTGATATGTGAACTTGAGGTAACTTATATTCCTTTATAAGCTTAACAGTTTGAGCAAAATCTTCATCAGTCTCGCCTGAAAATGGTATAAGAATGACCGTAAGTTACTTATTTTGACAACTATAAACTGAATAGCTGAACCGATAACTTGCTAGCATACCAGGAAAGCCACAAATAATATCTGTGGCAATTTGCATTCCAGGGACAAGCTCACAGAGAGTATCAACTACCATTCTGAACTCACTGACAGTGTATTCACGATTCATAGCCTGCGAAGTGAAATCgtagaaaaaacaacaaaataaatttgacCTGTCTGTTGGTTACtaataattttaaaaataaatgtagAAGTTCAAGCATACCTTTAAAACAGCATCACTTCCTGATTGCACAGGAACATGAAGGAAAGTATAAACACAAGGATGACGCAAAACACTAGCTATCTCATTCAAATGCTCCAGTATGAAAGGGGGATTTGTCATGCCTATGCGAAGCATTGTGCTTCTGTCTGCCGGAAGCTCAGCAACAATTGCACTTAAGAGATTCGGAAGATTTGTACCAATATCCCTACCTAAAATAAGAGGACAAGGTTTGAGAGGCAAAATaacatgaaaaaatatatgtgaAATGTAACACACAGTACATGTATAAGAATTTAGAAATTGATATTACCATAAGCACCAGTATCTTCACTGCTTAACCATATCTCCCGGACACCTTCCGAGACAACAATTTTCACACGATCAACCTATGGTGAATTGGAAACGATTTAATTTCGCTCAAATTTGGCAGGAGAAGCAGTACTTTCATGCATGATAGAAAGATTCCAGCACTCACCAAGCCATCTATAGAATAACTCCCCAGGTGACCACGAGCATGCTTTGTCTTGCAGTAAGTGCAAGCACCTAAACACCCAACATTTATGGGAAGAATCTCGATAAATTTGTTCTTTCGAACCTGTACAGAGTGGCTGTTATCAGTCACTGATTTAACAAGAAAGTGTGCCAACTAGTCAAAAGGTCATGAAAAACTTATCAATGTGTCAGATACAATTGATGCACATGATATCATGTGCCGATAATATATGAATGTACCTTAGGTAAATCAAGTGAGGGCAGTGTTTTCCGACTCAATAGCCGAACTTCATGCCCCTTCAATGTTTCCTCAACTACTTCAACAACACGATCTATCTGCTGTACTCCTATTATGCTAATACCTTCAAGCTCCTTCAGATCCCGGCTTCCTTGTGGTACACATCCAGCTACAACTAGTGGCTTGTTTGCGTTCTTGCATTTTGATATTAAAGTTGTCATGGCAGATTGACTTGGATTTTTCACAGTGCATCTGGAATGGCAAAAGCACATGTCACCATTAGTCACCACAAATTAGACACATTGGGCATGGAGGTAAAATATCAACATCAGATAGAAATTTACTCGGCACAAAGAGTATGCGATTTGTGGAATTTTGTAGCCAAAGAAAACAGCTAGATCTTTATTACGTCAATCCAGAGCCAAACAAGTTTGAAATTGGTAGCCATGTTGAAGCAGGTCATGACTACTTTTATCAACAGCCAGTGAGCTGGTAGTAGCAGATAGAATAAAGAAATAACCTAACAAGACACTATAACCATACGTGTTAATTAGCCACAAATCAGCTCCTTCAGGCTCTTCAGTGATTGCATATCCAAACGCCGAGAGCTGCCCCGACATGTATTCACTGTCACTCTgcaaagaagagaagaacagAGGTTGCATATATTTAGCAATAGCAAAGTAATTGCCTTCCTAGCCTTAGCACCAAGCAGATGCCACTAAACTCACAAACCAGATACTAAAGTGCTACCTAAGCCATACAAAATAAATCATATCAGTACTTCAATTGAGAAATTACTGCCAGTCAGCTCTCCTGAAGAACTGTCTACTTAATCAGTGGAAAATACAGCACCTGAAGGAATTATATCAGCTGGGCAGCTAAGTACTTCTGAAGCTTgcataaacaacaataatcAGCAGAAGTGTCAAGCATAGAGCAAACAATGTGCAGGAACTTGCCTGGTTATGTGAGCACCCGAATGTCTTCACATATATCGTCTGCAACACCAGCACCACACGAACACGTACGCACATCAGACTAAAGCATGGAGCGAAGGAAACACATCGACGCACGCATGGAGCACGTCAGCGTAACGACGGGGGGCGTGCGGGTAATGGTGGCCGTACCTGCGTGCCTGGGATCCGGGcctccggctgctgctgcgtctGTGCGAGCCTGGACGACCTGCGCTTGGGCTTGACAGCGACGGTGGAGAGGGGGAGACGGAGCCCGGGAGGCGCTCCTCCGCCGGAAAAACCGGCCGGCCCCAACACGTCCTCGATGTCTTCCATccctggcgccggcggcggagcagcgtCCTGTCGATGCGGGCGGTGGCTTGGGCTCCAGCTTCCGAGTAGGGTTCTGGGGCCTTCCGAGTAGGGTTCTGGGGCCTGGACGGAGGCGAACCGAGcgcagagagagaggagtGGGCCTTGGAGAAATGGGCTGCTGTATTTGGGCTTTTACGTCAATAGACCAAAATTGGCTTCATTTGCTTATTCAGCCTTTTGATGTCAAAGGAGCAATTCCCATATGGGCCTATGAGACAAGACTGGATTATCGAGAGCCGCTTCACCGGTTCAGACAGTCAGACGCGATCGGTGACTCTGTCCCGGCTCCCCGCCCGTCCGCTCCGGAGTCTCTCCGGTGCCCGAGCCGCGCCACCGGCGTCCGGCGGCTTCGCTCGTGCCGTGGCCCGTGGAAAGCTTTTCTCATTCTAGATCTCTGTCAGCACCGGTGAGAAAAACCCACCTGTGAAAACCCTCGTTATTTtgacgtactccctccgtccgacAAAATGTCTCACTTTTGACTAAATAtgaggatgtctcaatttacGTGGTGTGTTTTTCATGTGCCAAACGTCTGAGGGATAGGAAACTAGGAATGTGTATTTGACGTTcttgagggaaaaaaaatctttgatcTGCACCGTTTCTAAACACCACTTTGTAATTCAGATATCAATGACTTTCCGATTTTTCTCTGAAAATTTCAGGATAATTTAGAATGTGTGTCGGAGGGGGTTGGGTATTCGTACAGTTGTACTCCTAAGGTGTACGTTATAGCTTTACCTTCAAGCATTGTTATAGAATTCCTGAGCTAGTCGTAGTACTACTACATAGGAATGGTATGCCCCGCCTCATAACTGAAAGAGCAAAGTACATTTACAGTCATAATATTATTGACGAGATTTAAGTTAGTTCCAGCATTACAAAACTGCATTGTCGATCCTCCTTATTTAAGTTCGGCCATTGCAGGTCCTAAACACAGTTGagctattttattttgtaatgGTTACCGATTTCATTGGAAAACGTAGCATGACATTAAATTAGTATCATCAAATCCGTTTTTATATTTAGTTTCATggtattcctccgtccaacaacagatgtctcaactttaacaaaatttgaatgaatttatacaccaagtcatgtctagatacatttaaattgaAACATCtcttgttggacggagggagtataccaATTTGATGACATATGTCATATTTgttgctatatttttttttcaacaaaatcgatcaaatccttttttttttgacttagtacaaaacctaaaaatatatttatttattgacGGAGTGACTAGtaaaaaaacagagaccaGGCTGGTGCATTCTTATCAGACCAGCTCAAAGGCAGTAGCATTTTCATTGTGAAAATTGACAACTGATTTTACTAAAAAGAGTAAACTGGTCCCAGATTTTGCTACAAAGCCTGTCATTTTCCCTCTCGAGTGAAGCAAAGATTTGTTTCGTAAAGAATAGTAGTACTCTGAACTAAAGCCGAACGCGCACTAGCTGGTCAAAAAGTAGAACACGATTTGTTGCTTTTCCTCTGAACTCCTGCGCATTCTGTCCCCTGAACTCCCATTTCTCCCAGCAGATTGATGATACAGCTCCAAAGTTCAAACCAACTTAACCGCCACACCGTCCTATATATACCACCGGTCGGTCTCTCATCCGGCTTGTCTGGCCACACATTATCTACCAACACTGCTGTCACTCAGTAGCACCAGCTGCCTTGTTCCTGCAATGGAGCCGAAGAGCAGCCGCCTAGTTGCCAATGTAGCCCTGTTGCTCCTGTTCGCCCCGAACTTGGCTGCGGCTTTCAACTACGCCGACGCGCTCGCCAAGTCCATCGTCTTCTTCGAGGGCCAGCGCTCCGGCAAGCtgccccccggcaaccgcatgCCCTGGCGCGGCGACTCCGGCCTCTCCGACGGTGCGCAGTACAATGTACCTACGATTAAACTCTGTTATATTTACTCTTGTGTTACGGCTCCGACATCGCTCACGCTGGAAATGGGGTGCAGGTGGATCTGGTGGGCGGGTACTACGACGCCGGCGACAACGTCAAGTTCGGGCTGCCGATGGCCTTCACCACGACGATGCTGGCGTGGAGCGTCGCCGACTTCGGCAAGTACATGGGCGCCGAGTCACTGGCCCACGCCAGGGACGCCGTGCGCTGGGGCGCCGACTACCTCCTGAaggcggccacggccaccCCGGGCGCGCTCTACGTCCAGGTGGGCGACCCGGGCCGCGACCACGCGTGCTGGGAGCGCGCCGAGGACATGGACACCCCGCGCGCCGTGTACCGCGTGGACGCGGCCCGGCCGGGGTCCGACGTGGCCGGCGAGACGGCGGCCGCGCTCGCGGCGTCCTCCGTCGCCTTCCGCCGCGCCGACCCGGCGTACTCTGCCAGactcctccgcgccgccatGGACGTGTTCGACCTGGCCGACCGCCACCGCGGCTCCTACAGCGACTCGCTCTCCTCCGCTGTTTGCCCCTTCTACTGCTCCTACTCCGGCTACCACGACGAGCTCCTCTGGGCGGCGTCATGGCTGCACAGAGCGTCCTCCAGCAACGCGTCGGCCTTCTTCCTGTCGTACGTGCAGGCGTACGGCACGCAGCTGGGCGCCGTAGAAGACGACTACTCCTTCAGCTGGGACGACAAGAGGGCCGGCGCCAAGGTGATGCTCTCCAGGGTGTTCCTCCGGCGGAAGCTCCCGGGGTTCGAGCTCTACAAGTCCCACTCCGACAGCTACGTCTGCTCGCTGGTCCCCGGGACGAACAGCTTCCAGGCATCAGGGCAGTACACGCCGGGGGGGCTCTTGTACAAGGAAGGCGAGAGCAACATGCAGTACGTGACGACGGCCACGTTCCTGCTGCTGGCCTACGCCAAGTACCTCAAGtcgagcggcagcggcgccaccgtctcctgcgccggcgcccaaGTGGCGCCGGGGGAGCTGGTGGCGCTGGCGAAGCGGCAGGTGGACTACATCCTGGGGAAGAACCCCGGAGGGAGGTCGTACATGGTGGGGTTCGGGGCGCGGTGGCCGCAGCGCGCGCACCACCGGGGCGCGTCCATGCCGTCCGTGCGCGCGCACCCGGCGCGCATCGGCTGCGACGCCGGGTTCGAGTTTCTCCACGCGCCGGGGCCTAACCCGAACGTCCTCGTTGGTGCCGTGCTGGGAGGGCCTGATGCCAAGGATGGCTTCGAGGATGACCGTGGCAACTACGCGCAGTCCGAGCCTGCCACTTACATCAACGCGCCGCTCGTTGGTGccctcgccttcttcgccggAACTGCCAAGTAGCCTAGGAAGGAGTGTGTGTCAGTGACTCAGTGTGTGTGTGGGCATGTGACTTTGATTGGCACGTGACAGAGTGAGAGCGGCATGGCAACAATCACATCAAGATGTGTGAGCCGAAACGAGCTCCCCCGCCACCGGCCTGCGCGCCCCCCGTATTGTATTGGGCTCGCTCGTTAATTGGTAGCCGTATGTTGTTTTGTGGTCAAAAGTACTGCTCCCTCGTTTTCATAATTGTTAtgtcaaatttatctaaaaatgaatgtatttattttttaaaatatttagatagatgtaatattttgacaataattATAGAACGGAAAGAGTACAATGATTGTTGTCAAATTTAactaaaaatgaatgtatttatttccAAAAATATTTAGATAATAAAGTACGGTGCTTGTTTGACTACTTGCAATTGCCTTGCATACAGTAGTTTCATTACAAACATGATGATGGTTGAAGCAGGGCATGCACACCGTGCATCATTTCGGATGGGCATGCTGTGCTGCTGCATACAGGGCACGGGGGCCAAATGGAGCACCCCAATTGTGTCACAGGCATGGCCAAATTCGCGGCGATGGCATTATGATTTATGAAAGCTGCATCGGCAGCTTGCGGGGCTCGAGgcgaagagaaagaaaggcCTTCCCTGTGTCAcgttactttttctttttctttttgcagcgACACTCTGCAGTTTGGAAGCCCGGTTTTAATTGGCAAGCAGCGGTGCACCGCAAAGCACGGTGGCCATGTCACGAGCGAGACTGCGGGGGGAAAAGAATGGGTTCACGCGGTGACTGCAACTTTAGCTCTCGTGACCATTGCCAAGATAGAAGATACCTACTgtagaggaggagaagaagagaaaatggCTTGGTCAAGGCCAAGTGGTCAAAACTGACAAAGGTAACGTGCAGGGGAAAGTGGAGCagcagtagctagctagctataaaGATAGAGTAGTGGAATAGCTTGCGTGTATGCCATCAGGATTCACGGGCAGAGAATCCTAGAAGACCAAGACGACGTATGTACACCGGACTCGCTCCATCGTGTCAA
This is a stretch of genomic DNA from Brachypodium distachyon strain Bd21 chromosome 1, Brachypodium_distachyon_v3.0, whole genome shotgun sequence. It encodes these proteins:
- the LOC100845147 gene encoding endoglucanase 19 isoform X1, whose protein sequence is MEPKSSRLVANVALLLLFAPNLAAAFNYADALAKSIVFFEGQRSGKLPPGNRMPWRGDSGLSDGAQYNVDLVGGYYDAGDNVKFGLPMAFTTTMLAWSVADFGKYMGAESLAHARDAVRWGADYLLKAATATPGALYVQVGDPGRDHACWERAEDMDTPRAVYRVDAARPGSDVAGETAAALAASSVAFRRADPAYSARLLRAAMDVFDLADRHRGSYSDSLSSAVCPFYCSYSGYHDELLWAASWLHRASSSNASAFFLSYVQAYGTQLGAVEDDYSFSWDDKRAGAKVMLSRVFLRRKLPGFELYKSHSDSYVCSLVPGTNSFQASGQYTPGGLLYKEGESNMQYVTTATFLLLAYAKYLKSSGSGATVSCAGAQVAPGELVALAKRQVDYILGKNPGGRSYMVGFGARWPQRAHHRGASMPSVRAHPARIGCDAGFEFLHAPGPNPNVLVGAVLGGPDAKDGFEDDRGNYAQSEPATYINAPLVGALAFFAGTAK
- the LOC100845147 gene encoding endoglucanase 19 isoform X2 codes for the protein MAFTTTMLAWSVADFGKYMGAESLAHARDAVRWGADYLLKAATATPGALYVQVGDPGRDHACWERAEDMDTPRAVYRVDAARPGSDVAGETAAALAASSVAFRRADPAYSARLLRAAMDVFDLADRHRGSYSDSLSSAVCPFYCSYSGYHDELLWAASWLHRASSSNASAFFLSYVQAYGTQLGAVEDDYSFSWDDKRAGAKVMLSRVFLRRKLPGFELYKSHSDSYVCSLVPGTNSFQASGQYTPGGLLYKEGESNMQYVTTATFLLLAYAKYLKSSGSGATVSCAGAQVAPGELVALAKRQVDYILGKNPGGRSYMVGFGARWPQRAHHRGASMPSVRAHPARIGCDAGFEFLHAPGPNPNVLVGAVLGGPDAKDGFEDDRGNYAQSEPATYINAPLVGALAFFAGTAK